GGTTGGAATTAATCTTCATCACGTCCCGCCGGTTTTCCTAAAATGGGGGTAGCCGCCCCTCTGGTCTCCGCAATACGGCACGACCGGTATGACCTCCCCAACCTTGCCCGAAAATGGTGCTAATAATGGTACGAATCCCACCCGTGCAGCCCATGCGGTCGGGATGTCGTCACCTGCGAGAAGAACGTTGAACCCCTCCGATCTACAAGAGCCGTTGGCCCAATTCCGTCACCGTTACCCGTCCGGCTGCCTGATGAGTGAACTTATGCTAGTGCAGGATGGCCAGTGGGTTGTCCGGGCGATCGTGAAATTGGGGGATCAGGTCCTAGCCAGTGGGCTAGCCTCGGACTCGACGCTTGAAATGGCGGAAGATAAGGCTCGCCTGCGGGCACTCCAGGTTTTGGCGATTCCGGCGGCAGCTAATTTGGCCCCTGTGTTGCAAGCTTCGGCCTATGAATTGCAGGTGCGCCTGACTGCCAACCGCACCCATCCTGGGGATTTGCCGGCTGCGCCCGCATTTCCCTCCCTCCTGGAGGCCCAGTCCTATGATGCTCAACCCTATCCGGAGGCTCAACCCTATCCAGATCCCTATCCCGATGCCTATTTAGAACCCGCCGTCGACGCGGAACTCCCGCCCCCGCGCCGCCAAACGCGCCGCTTGCCGGAACGGATGGAACCTGCCGAACCTACCCCCCGCCCCCGTAGCACCTCTATGGGTGAATCGCGCTCTCGCCGTCAATCCCCAACGGTCGATCCCCCGCCCCCACCCCCGCCCGCTCCGATTGACCTATCCGATGTCATTGCCCAGACGACGGTGGAATTGCGCCGGTTGGGTTGGACCGAGGCGCAAGGGCGTCGGTATCTGCAACAGACCTACGGCAAGCGATCGCGTCAACAATTGGATGATGACGAACTTTTAGAATTTTTGCACTATCTGCAATCGCTGGATGCGGCGGATGAGTCGCCCTTTTAGGAATAGTCATGATCTTAATTAACCGTTGCCCTGAATCATCGTGGCTTAACGCGTTCGTTTCCCCTTTCCCCCGGCGTACCGAGGGTCGTCGCTTGCCCCAGGAATGACGATACAGCCTTTACCTCATTGACTCAGTACACAGTTAAGGCTTGGATCTCGATCCAACCGACAGCCCTCATCCCCCAACCCCTTTGCCCAAGTGGGGTGAGGGCCGCACCAGCGGGCTGCCTCCAGCCTACCCCTGTAAAACTGAGTCAACCCGATCGACGGATTGAACGTACCTACTCCTGGATTGCCGGAATCACCGCCTATGTCTCTAAGTTTGTGCATGATTGTTAAGAATGAAGCTGCGAACCTGCCCCGGTGTTTGGACAGTGTGCGAGGGTTGGTTGATGAGATGGTGATCCTGGATACGGGGTCTAGCGATGAGACGATCGCGATCGCGACCCAGTACGGAGCAAGGGTCGATCGCGGCGCGTGGCACCATGACTTTGCGGCAGCACGCAACCAAACCCTGGAGCGGGCAACGGGGGACTGGATTCTTGTGTTAGATGCGGATGAAAGTCTGGTACCGGAAGCAATCCCTGCAATTCAGGCGGCGATGAGGCATGAGAACCATCTACTGGTAAATTTGGTGCGACAGGAGGTGGGCGCCGCGCAGTCGCCGTATTCGTTAGTGTCGCGGTTGTTTCGGCGGCGATCGGATCTGCGGTTTCAGCGGGCCTACCATGAACTGATCGATGACAGTGTAGCGGCCTTGCTGCAACGGGAGCCGCATTGGCAGGTGATCACCCTCTCACCCGTGGCGATTCGGCATTGGGGCTATCAACCGGGGACGATCGCCGAACGCCAGAAGCGCGAGCGGGCGAAAACGATGCTGGAACAAGCATTAGCCCAACAACCGGACGACGCCTATCTGTGTAGCAAGTTGGGGGCGCTGTACCTTGATAGTGGCCAAGTGGAGAAGGGGCTAGTGTTGCTCCATCGCGGGCTGCGGGCAAAACCCAAGGAAGCAGGCGTGTTGTACGACCTGCACTACCATTTGGGCATCGCCTACAGCCAGATTAACCAACCCCAGGCAGCAATCGCGCACTATCAACAGGCAACGCAACAGCCCATCCTGGCGCTTCTGAAGCTCGCGGCCTATAACAATTGGGGCAGTGTTCTGAAGGAGCAAGGGGACCTGGTAGGGGCGGAGGCAGCCTACCAGACAGTGTTGCAGTTGGACCCGAATTTTGCCCTAGGGTATTACAACTTGGGGTTGACACTCCGGGCACAGGGGCGGCTCCAGGGGGCGGTGGCGGCCTATCAGCAGGCGTTGCGTCTGAATCCCCACCATGCGGAAGCTTACCAAAATATGGGGGTGGTATTGCTCAAGTTAGGCAGTATCCCGGCCAGTCTGAATGCCTTCCGGCGGGCGATCGCGCTGCACCAGCAACAGGGCAATGCCGCAGAGGCCGATCGGTTGCGCCAGGGGTTGGCGGAGATGGGGTGGGAACTCTGATTAACCGACAAAACGCGAACGGCCCTCCCCCCCAGGGTTTGGGGTTAAATAGGAGTGAGGATAGAGGCGTGAGAAGTGAGGGAAACTGACCGACGATCGCCGTCCTCTTTCCTCGCTTCTCTCTCCTCACTCCTTATTTCTCACTCCTCGCTTCTCACGCCTCACGTAAGGCGAAAAGATGGGTCAGTCAACGTCCGTTTGCGGAACGACCCCACTAAAATAGGGAAAGTTGTCTTCTTCTGAGTAGGCCCCATGATTCCCATTGTGATTGAACAGTCTGGTCGCGGTGAGCGTGCCTTTGATATTTATTCGCGTCTACTGCGGGAACGGATTATTTTCCTGGGCCAACAGGTGGACTCGGATTTAGCGAACCTGATCGTGGCGCAAATGTTATTTCTAGAAGCAGAAGATCCAGAGAAAGATATCTACCTCTACATCAATTCGCCCGGTGGTTCGGTGACGGCGGGGATGGGGATCTATGACACCATGCAACACGTCCAACCAGATGTCTCGACCATTTGTTTAGGGTTGGCAGCCAGTATGGGGGCATTTCTGCTGGCAGCGGGTGCCAAAGGGAAACGCATGAGTCTG
This DNA window, taken from Trichothermofontia sichuanensis B231, encodes the following:
- a CDS encoding TPR domain-containing glycosyltransferase, with protein sequence MSLSLCMIVKNEAANLPRCLDSVRGLVDEMVILDTGSSDETIAIATQYGARVDRGAWHHDFAAARNQTLERATGDWILVLDADESLVPEAIPAIQAAMRHENHLLVNLVRQEVGAAQSPYSLVSRLFRRRSDLRFQRAYHELIDDSVAALLQREPHWQVITLSPVAIRHWGYQPGTIAERQKRERAKTMLEQALAQQPDDAYLCSKLGALYLDSGQVEKGLVLLHRGLRAKPKEAGVLYDLHYHLGIAYSQINQPQAAIAHYQQATQQPILALLKLAAYNNWGSVLKEQGDLVGAEAAYQTVLQLDPNFALGYYNLGLTLRAQGRLQGAVAAYQQALRLNPHHAEAYQNMGVVLLKLGSIPASLNAFRRAIALHQQQGNAAEADRLRQGLAEMGWEL
- the clpP gene encoding ATP-dependent Clp endopeptidase proteolytic subunit ClpP yields the protein MIPIVIEQSGRGERAFDIYSRLLRERIIFLGQQVDSDLANLIVAQMLFLEAEDPEKDIYLYINSPGGSVTAGMGIYDTMQHVQPDVSTICLGLAASMGAFLLAAGAKGKRMSLPHSRIMIHQPLGGAQGQATDIEIQAREILYHKRRLNEILAERTGQPLERIEEDTDRDFFMSAEESVRYGLIDQVIDRRPSASRPVVVS